The following coding sequences lie in one Enterococcus sp. 9E7_DIV0242 genomic window:
- a CDS encoding O-acetylhomoserine aminocarboxypropyltransferase/cysteine synthase family protein, whose amino-acid sequence MEFETKCLHAGYQPGNGEPRVAPIVQSTTYTYDSTEEIGKLFDLETAGYFYTRIGNPTTNAAEEKIAALEGGVGALCTASGQAATFFAILNILESGDHLVSSSYVYGGTFNLFAHTFRKMGIEVTFVDQTAPLEELKKAIRPNTKAVFAETIANPAMHVLDIEKFVQLAHEADLPFIIDNTFATPYFCRPIEYGADIVIHSTTKYLDGHAVQTGGVIVDSGKFNWNNGKFPQLSEPDVTYHNLVYTETFGPAAYITKARVQLMRDIGATPSPQNSFLLNLGMETLAVRMDRHYQNALAVAAFLKEQPSVSSVTYPGLESDENYALAQKYVPNGLCGVISFEVGAGKEAAAKWLDALSLVSLEVHVADIRTCALHPATSTHRQLSDEELKNAGISPGLIRISCGIENVKDILADLKQAFEQLEA is encoded by the coding sequence ATGGAATTTGAAACAAAATGTTTGCATGCGGGCTATCAGCCGGGAAACGGGGAACCCAGAGTAGCACCAATCGTTCAGAGTACGACGTATACGTATGATTCAACAGAGGAGATCGGGAAGCTTTTTGATTTAGAAACAGCAGGATATTTCTACACGCGGATCGGGAATCCAACAACGAATGCAGCCGAGGAAAAAATTGCAGCATTAGAAGGCGGCGTTGGTGCTCTATGTACAGCTTCGGGACAGGCAGCTACTTTTTTTGCTATTTTAAACATTCTGGAATCTGGAGATCATCTCGTTTCTTCTTCTTATGTTTATGGAGGGACATTCAATTTATTTGCACATACCTTTAGAAAAATGGGAATCGAGGTCACTTTTGTCGATCAGACAGCACCGTTGGAAGAGTTAAAAAAAGCGATTCGTCCCAACACAAAAGCCGTATTCGCTGAGACGATCGCGAACCCGGCGATGCACGTTCTTGATATTGAAAAATTTGTTCAGCTGGCGCATGAAGCAGACCTACCGTTTATCATTGACAATACCTTTGCGACGCCGTATTTCTGTCGACCAATTGAGTATGGAGCAGATATCGTGATTCACAGTACCACAAAATACTTGGATGGTCATGCGGTACAAACAGGTGGTGTGATCGTTGATAGTGGAAAGTTCAATTGGAATAATGGCAAGTTTCCTCAATTGAGCGAGCCAGACGTGACTTACCACAATTTGGTTTATACAGAAACCTTTGGCCCTGCGGCTTATATTACGAAAGCCCGTGTGCAGCTGATGAGAGATATAGGTGCAACACCGTCTCCGCAGAACTCTTTCTTGTTGAATCTGGGCATGGAAACACTAGCAGTTAGAATGGATCGACACTATCAAAATGCGTTAGCGGTTGCTGCCTTTTTAAAAGAACAACCATCTGTTTCATCAGTGACGTATCCTGGTTTGGAAAGTGATGAAAACTATGCGTTGGCTCAAAAATACGTGCCAAATGGCTTGTGTGGTGTGATCTCGTTTGAAGTAGGTGCTGGAAAAGAAGCAGCAGCGAAATGGCTTGACGCCCTATCCTTGGTATCCTTAGAGGTTCATGTAGCGGATATTCGGACATGTGCGTTGCATCCTGCAACATCTACTCACCGTCAACTGTCAGACGAGGAATTGAAAAATGCCGGTATTTCTCCTGGACTGATTCGTATTTCCTGTGGAATCGAAAACGTTAAGGATATCCTGGCAGACTTAAAACAAGCATTTGAACAATTGGAGGCTTAA
- a CDS encoding homoserine O-succinyltransferase, with translation MPIKLIENFPAKQVLEKENIFAIDNERAATQDIRPLKLIILNLMPNKIDTETQLLRLISQSPLQIDVDFLKISSHEHKNTSVTHLAQFYLAFGELKDKTYDGMIITGAPVEQMPFEEVNYWQELMEIMDWSQTNVTSVIHICWGAQAGLYHHYQVDKTSYDKKLFGIYSQYPQENHRLFRGFDDRFDTPQSRYTGINEKQIDPARLRVIASNPDIGGTIFISTDDHDIFLLGHFEYDTESLKQEYLRDKEKGLDTAMPENYFIDDSVEKGICNTWRSHAHLLYLNWLNDVYQLTPYDLNEILTIQKKRLKR, from the coding sequence ATGCCAATCAAATTGATTGAAAATTTTCCTGCAAAACAGGTACTGGAAAAAGAAAATATATTTGCTATCGATAATGAACGGGCAGCAACGCAGGATATTCGTCCACTGAAACTGATAATCTTGAACTTGATGCCAAATAAAATAGATACAGAAACGCAGTTATTGCGATTGATCAGTCAAAGTCCGTTGCAGATCGATGTCGATTTTTTAAAGATTTCATCTCATGAGCATAAAAACACCAGCGTGACACATCTGGCGCAATTCTATCTGGCCTTTGGTGAACTAAAGGATAAAACCTATGATGGAATGATTATTACCGGAGCACCGGTGGAGCAAATGCCTTTTGAAGAAGTAAACTACTGGCAAGAGCTGATGGAGATCATGGATTGGAGTCAGACCAATGTGACCTCTGTTATCCATATCTGTTGGGGCGCGCAAGCCGGGCTATACCATCATTATCAAGTAGATAAGACAAGCTATGATAAGAAGCTGTTCGGTATTTATAGTCAATATCCGCAAGAAAATCATCGCTTGTTCCGAGGCTTTGATGATCGGTTTGATACGCCACAATCTCGCTACACAGGCATCAATGAAAAGCAGATCGATCCGGCGCGTCTTCGAGTGATTGCTAGTAACCCGGATATTGGTGGTACGATCTTCATCTCTACAGACGATCATGATATTTTTTTGTTAGGTCATTTTGAATACGACACAGAGTCGTTGAAGCAAGAATACCTTCGTGACAAGGAAAAAGGTCTGGATACTGCAATGCCTGAGAATTATTTCATTGATGATTCTGTAGAAAAAGGAATCTGTAATACATGGCGCAGTCATGCTCATTTGTTGTATCTCAATTGGTTAAACGATGTTTATCAGCTGACACCATACGATCTGAACGAAATTTTAACGATTCAGAAAAAGCGATTGAAAAGGTAA
- a CDS encoding glycerol dehydrogenase, giving the protein MEKLFISPSKYVQGEQVLQQSADYLKGLGNTLLLLTDSFVWDMMGSNYEEYLKRAGLSVASVIFSGEVSPEAIQEVTETSEAKGAEVLVALGGGKIIDLGKAIAAKQQLKLAILPTTASTDAPTSSVSVIYEADGRFRNYEFYQKNPDLILVDTAVIVNAPARLLAAGIADGLSTAIEARAVWKKQGQNILGKAPTLTSLAIAEKCEEILFSYGLQAIEDNRNKTVTPAFDAVVEANTLMSGLGFESGGLAAAHALHNGFSAIHGKADQLMHGEKVAFTTLVQLVLEEQPEAVLKRHVDFYRKLELPTTCEEMGLDPKDEQQLLAIARQSMVKGDSLQQMPMVLTEQAIIEGIRKLESFISANYS; this is encoded by the coding sequence ATGGAAAAATTATTTATCAGTCCCAGTAAATATGTTCAGGGGGAGCAGGTGCTTCAGCAAAGTGCCGATTATTTGAAGGGATTAGGAAATACCCTTCTATTACTTACAGATTCCTTTGTCTGGGATATGATGGGCAGCAACTATGAAGAATACTTGAAAAGAGCCGGACTGTCGGTGGCGTCTGTTATCTTTTCAGGAGAAGTATCTCCTGAAGCGATTCAGGAAGTGACAGAAACTAGTGAAGCGAAAGGAGCTGAAGTTCTTGTTGCTCTGGGCGGTGGAAAAATCATTGATCTAGGAAAGGCGATAGCCGCTAAACAACAGCTAAAGCTGGCGATTCTGCCAACTACCGCTTCAACAGATGCTCCAACGTCCTCTGTCTCTGTTATCTATGAAGCCGATGGACGTTTCAGAAATTATGAATTTTATCAAAAAAATCCGGACCTTATTCTCGTAGACACTGCTGTGATCGTGAATGCACCAGCACGTCTTTTAGCTGCTGGAATTGCGGATGGACTATCAACAGCGATTGAAGCGCGAGCAGTCTGGAAAAAGCAGGGACAGAACATATTGGGAAAAGCTCCTACATTGACGTCCTTAGCCATTGCTGAAAAATGTGAAGAGATCCTGTTTTCTTATGGGTTGCAAGCAATAGAAGATAATAGGAATAAGACTGTGACACCAGCCTTTGATGCAGTTGTTGAAGCCAATACCTTGATGAGTGGACTAGGGTTTGAGAGTGGAGGCTTAGCAGCAGCACATGCATTGCATAACGGCTTTTCAGCGATTCATGGAAAGGCAGATCAACTGATGCACGGAGAAAAGGTAGCCTTTACGACTTTGGTGCAATTGGTCTTGGAAGAACAGCCGGAAGCAGTTTTGAAACGCCATGTTGATTTTTACAGGAAGCTGGAGCTGCCGACAACATGTGAAGAAATGGGACTTGATCCTAAGGATGAGCAACAACTTTTAGCGATTGCTCGACAGTCTATGGTTAAGGGAGACAGTTTACAGCAAATGCCGATGGTGCTGACTGAACAAGCTATTATTGAGGGGATACGTAAACTGGAGTCATTCATTTCTGCAAATTATTCTTAA
- a CDS encoding SLC13 family permease, with translation MLKSIFYFFKEDLLFSFSLLAVGLSLFFGKPSADMVDFKVILCLFGLMLLIKNVENLGVLNYFAEKMIEISSNTRRLILNITLLSFFSSMLLTNDVAILTLMPIYLKITKKIDVLHKKIFGAVLLVIAANLGSSFFPFGNPQNLFLMSHFSLALSDFFHWAITLMSASLLFLLFSFLFVPKHYLAEQTKNVQIFDSRKASFLTMIFLLILAGVFDFVPYFISIPIAAVLLFLYDRKSFRELDYRLLATFVLFFIAVGCFSQSDAIVQVLKPRFQTEKQTFFISILLSQIISNVPAVILAAPFTKHIEALFYGVNVGGLGTLIASLANLIGFKIFKLYYPNEAKRYLKEFTVVNLIFLAAFILFFLFYI, from the coding sequence ATGTTAAAATCTATTTTCTATTTTTTTAAAGAAGACCTTTTGTTTTCTTTTTCCCTACTAGCTGTCGGCCTCAGCCTTTTTTTCGGTAAACCATCGGCAGACATGGTCGACTTCAAGGTCATTCTTTGCTTGTTTGGTCTGATGTTGCTCATAAAGAATGTGGAGAATCTTGGTGTTCTCAATTATTTTGCTGAAAAAATGATTGAGATTTCGTCAAATACACGTCGGCTGATCCTCAACATCACTTTACTGTCCTTTTTCAGCTCTATGCTTCTAACTAATGACGTAGCCATCCTAACATTGATGCCGATCTATTTAAAAATCACAAAAAAAATCGATGTCCTCCACAAAAAAATTTTTGGCGCTGTTCTCTTAGTTATTGCAGCGAATCTGGGAAGTAGTTTTTTCCCTTTTGGAAATCCTCAGAATCTCTTTTTGATGTCTCACTTTTCATTAGCACTTTCTGATTTTTTTCATTGGGCAATAACCTTGATGAGCGCTTCACTACTGTTTTTACTGTTCTCCTTCTTGTTTGTACCAAAACACTATTTAGCTGAACAAACGAAGAACGTTCAGATTTTTGACTCAAGAAAAGCCTCGTTTCTCACAATGATTTTCTTACTTATTCTTGCAGGAGTATTTGATTTCGTTCCCTACTTTATCAGTATACCAATTGCAGCTGTCTTGCTTTTCCTCTATGATAGAAAATCATTTCGAGAACTAGATTATCGGTTATTAGCTACATTTGTCCTTTTCTTTATCGCTGTGGGCTGCTTCTCACAATCAGATGCCATTGTACAAGTTTTAAAGCCCCGGTTCCAGACTGAAAAACAGACATTTTTTATCAGTATTTTGCTTAGTCAGATAATCAGCAATGTCCCCGCTGTTATCCTCGCTGCTCCATTTACAAAGCATATAGAAGCACTTTTTTATGGCGTAAATGTAGGTGGTTTAGGTACACTGATTGCTTCACTCGCTAATCTGATCGGATTCAAAATCTTTAAGCTCTATTATCCCAATGAAGCGAAACGTTATTTAAAAGAATTTACAGTGGTCAATCTCATCTTTCTGGCAGCATTTATTCTTTTCTTTTTATTCTATATTTAG
- a CDS encoding amino acid ABC transporter ATP-binding protein has product MTEKILVEHLVKKYGDNTVLNDINVSINEGDVVCVIGPSGSGKSTFLRCLNQLEEATSGDIIIDGANLTDKNTDINKVRQHIGMVFQHFNLFPHLSVLENITLAPVDLGRMSPSEANDKAVKLLDTVGLADKKDSYPKSLSGGQKQRVAIARALAMNPDIMLFDEPTSALDPEMVGDVLNVMKKLAKQGMTMVIVTHEMGFAKEVANRVMFIDGGNFLEDGTPEQIFESPQNERTQDFLNKVLNI; this is encoded by the coding sequence ATGACAGAAAAAATTCTTGTTGAGCATCTTGTAAAAAAATACGGTGACAATACCGTTCTAAATGATATCAATGTATCAATCAACGAAGGTGATGTTGTTTGTGTTATCGGGCCTTCCGGCTCAGGTAAAAGTACGTTTCTACGCTGCTTGAATCAATTGGAAGAAGCTACGAGCGGCGACATCATCATTGATGGGGCAAACTTAACAGATAAAAATACAGATATCAATAAAGTCAGACAGCATATCGGAATGGTTTTCCAGCATTTCAATCTATTCCCTCACCTGTCTGTATTAGAAAATATCACCTTAGCTCCTGTTGATTTAGGGCGGATGTCCCCGTCAGAAGCGAACGACAAAGCTGTCAAGCTACTGGATACAGTTGGTTTGGCTGATAAAAAAGACAGTTACCCTAAATCATTATCTGGCGGACAAAAGCAGCGTGTTGCGATTGCTCGTGCCCTTGCAATGAATCCAGATATTATGTTGTTCGATGAACCGACCTCTGCTCTTGATCCGGAAATGGTTGGGGATGTATTGAACGTTATGAAAAAACTGGCGAAACAAGGGATGACGATGGTCATCGTTACGCATGAGATGGGCTTTGCTAAAGAGGTTGCTAATCGAGTAATGTTCATTGACGGGGGCAACTTCCTTGAAGATGGCACACCAGAACAAATCTTTGAATCACCGCAAAATGAGCGGACACAAGACTTCTTGAATAAAGTATTAAACATTTAA
- a CDS encoding amino acid ABC transporter substrate-binding protein/permease → MKKKHLLFSLLAMVFSLFALTIGKPVSAEEKTYDIGTDLTFAPFEFQDSNDEYIGIDIDLLNAIAEDQGFKVNLKPLGFDSAIQAVQSNQIDGMIAGMSITDERKKSFDFSEPYFDSGLQMAVKQGNTSIETYDDLDGKTVAAKVGTESAAFLEKNEKKYGYTIKNFDDATGLYQALQNGEADAIFDDYPVLGYAITNGQKLQLIGEKETGSSYGFAVKKGQNPELIKQFNAGLKKLKEDGTYDKIIATYISSGAEDDETEMKQIEPKKDVYTIASDSTFAPFEFQNADGDYEGIDVDLMNRIAELQNFNIEFKFIGFSSAVQAVESGQADGMIAGMTITDEREKSFDFSTPYFDSGIQIAVKEGNDDITSYEDLKGKTVGAKIGTESADFLEANKDKYGYSIKYLDTTDALYSALEINEIAAMMDDYPVIGYGIAQGQPLSTPIPREEGGSYGFAVKKGQNAELVEMFNEGLAELKRTGEYDEIVGKYVKDGSVENTVDESTFVGMIKNNWKRLLSGLWMTIQLTLISFVLALILGVIFGLFSVSPSKALRVLATIYVDVIRGIPLMVVAFFIYFGLPGLLGFNIPVFIAGIITLTLNASAYISEIVRGGIKAVPVGQMEASRSLGLSYNRTMQKIILPQAIKIMLPSFVNQFVISLKDTTILSAIGLIELLQTGKIIVARNLQSTMVYLIIAVMYLILITSLTKLAKVLEKRVK, encoded by the coding sequence ATGAAGAAGAAACATCTATTATTTTCTTTGCTTGCCATGGTTTTCAGCTTGTTTGCTTTGACAATCGGTAAACCTGTTTCAGCAGAGGAAAAAACGTATGATATCGGGACGGATCTAACATTTGCTCCATTTGAATTTCAAGATTCAAATGACGAATACATCGGTATTGATATAGATTTACTGAATGCGATCGCTGAAGATCAAGGCTTCAAAGTAAATCTAAAACCCCTTGGATTTGATTCAGCAATACAAGCCGTTCAGTCCAATCAAATTGATGGTATGATTGCCGGCATGAGTATCACTGATGAACGAAAAAAATCCTTTGATTTCTCAGAACCCTATTTCGACAGTGGCTTACAAATGGCAGTCAAGCAGGGAAATACTTCTATTGAAACGTACGATGATCTGGATGGCAAAACAGTTGCCGCAAAGGTCGGGACAGAAAGTGCAGCTTTCCTTGAAAAGAACGAAAAAAAATATGGCTACACAATCAAGAACTTCGATGATGCGACAGGTCTGTATCAAGCACTTCAAAATGGTGAAGCAGACGCTATCTTCGACGATTATCCAGTACTCGGTTATGCGATAACAAACGGCCAAAAACTACAACTGATCGGTGAAAAAGAAACCGGAAGTTCTTATGGCTTTGCTGTAAAAAAAGGCCAAAATCCTGAGCTGATCAAGCAATTCAATGCCGGTCTGAAAAAGCTAAAAGAAGACGGCACTTATGACAAGATCATTGCTACCTATATCTCTTCTGGCGCAGAAGATGATGAGACAGAAATGAAGCAGATCGAGCCAAAAAAAGACGTGTATACAATCGCAAGTGACTCAACCTTCGCTCCATTTGAATTTCAGAATGCAGATGGCGACTACGAAGGAATCGATGTTGATTTGATGAATCGAATTGCAGAATTACAAAATTTCAACATTGAGTTCAAATTTATCGGCTTCAGCTCAGCAGTCCAAGCAGTTGAATCCGGACAAGCCGATGGTATGATTGCCGGGATGACAATCACAGACGAACGTGAAAAATCTTTTGATTTCTCTACTCCTTACTTTGATAGCGGGATTCAAATCGCTGTAAAGGAAGGCAATGACGATATCACTTCTTATGAAGATCTGAAAGGCAAAACAGTCGGTGCAAAGATCGGAACAGAAAGCGCTGATTTTCTTGAAGCAAACAAAGACAAATATGGCTATTCTATCAAGTATTTAGATACGACAGATGCGCTATACAGTGCTTTGGAAATCAACGAAATCGCAGCAATGATGGACGACTACCCTGTAATCGGGTATGGAATTGCCCAAGGTCAACCTTTATCAACACCTATTCCTCGTGAAGAAGGCGGCTCTTATGGGTTTGCTGTGAAAAAAGGGCAGAATGCCGAGTTGGTTGAGATGTTTAATGAAGGCTTGGCTGAATTGAAGCGCACGGGTGAATACGATGAAATCGTTGGTAAGTATGTCAAAGACGGCAGTGTTGAAAACACTGTAGACGAATCAACCTTTGTCGGTATGATCAAAAACAACTGGAAACGTCTGTTAAGTGGATTATGGATGACCATTCAATTAACACTGATCTCCTTTGTACTTGCTTTGATTCTAGGTGTTATCTTTGGATTATTCAGTGTTTCTCCATCCAAAGCTTTACGCGTATTGGCAACTATCTATGTTGATGTCATTCGTGGAATTCCTTTAATGGTTGTCGCATTCTTCATCTACTTTGGTCTACCAGGCTTGCTTGGCTTTAATATTCCAGTGTTTATCGCAGGTATCATTACCTTGACCTTGAACGCCAGTGCATATATATCAGAAATCGTTCGTGGTGGTATCAAGGCTGTTCCAGTAGGACAGATGGAAGCCTCAAGAAGCTTGGGACTTTCTTATAACCGGACAATGCAAAAAATTATTTTACCACAGGCAATCAAAATCATGCTTCCTTCCTTTGTCAATCAGTTCGTTATTTCATTGAAGGATACAACGATCCTTTCAGCTATCGGTTTAATCGAACTTTTGCAAACAGGAAAAATCATTGTTGCCCGTAACCTACAAAGTACGATGGTTTACTTAATCATTGCGGTGATGTACCTTATCCTAATTACATCATTAACAAAACTGGCTAAAGTGCTGGAAAAGAGGGTGAAATAA
- the uvrB gene encoding excinuclease ABC subunit UvrB encodes MIERDNSKKFELVSKYQPDGDQPQAIEKLIEGIEGGEKAQILLGATGTGKTFTISNVIKEVNKPTLIIAHNKTLAGQLYGEFKEFFPNNAVEYFVSYYDFYQPEAYVPSSDTYIEKDASINDEIDKLRHSATSSLLERNDVIVVASVSCIFGLGDPEKYNDQVVSLRVGMEIDRSELLKRLVAIQFERNDIDFQRGRFRVRGDVVEIFPASKDDHALRVEFFGDEIERIREVDALTGEILGETEHVAIFPATHFVTNDEHMEQSIDKIQAELDARLKVLRSENKLLEAQRLEQRTNYDIEMMREMGYTSGIENYSRHMDGRMEGEPPYTLLDFFPDDFLLVIDESHVTMPQVRGMYNGDRARKQMLVDYGFRLPSALDNRPLRLEEFEKHVHQIVYVSATPGPYEHEQTDTVIQQIIRPTGLLDPLIEVRPIMGQIDDLVGEINERVEKNQRVFVTTLTKKMSEDLTDYFKELGIKVKYLHSDIKTLERTEIIRDLRLGEFDVLIGINLLREGLDVPEVSLIAILDADKEGFLRSERSLVQTIGRAARNEEGKVIMYADKVTDSMQKAMDETARRRAIQEKYNEEHGIVPKTIIKEIRDLIMISKVAEDDADYTASKSYDKLSKKEKDELLMRLEKEMKDAAKALDFEAAATLRDTILELKASN; translated from the coding sequence ATGATTGAAAGAGATAATTCTAAGAAGTTTGAACTGGTTTCTAAGTATCAGCCAGATGGCGATCAGCCTCAGGCGATCGAAAAGCTGATTGAAGGAATCGAAGGTGGAGAAAAGGCACAGATCCTTTTAGGAGCGACAGGGACAGGTAAAACATTTACCATTTCGAACGTTATAAAGGAAGTAAATAAACCGACACTTATAATTGCACATAATAAAACACTGGCAGGACAACTGTACGGGGAGTTCAAAGAATTTTTCCCCAATAACGCAGTAGAGTATTTTGTCAGCTATTATGATTTCTATCAGCCGGAAGCCTATGTTCCTTCAAGTGATACATATATTGAAAAGGATGCAAGCATCAATGATGAAATCGATAAGCTGCGTCACTCTGCAACGAGCTCTTTGCTTGAGCGCAATGACGTAATCGTCGTGGCTTCAGTTTCCTGTATTTTCGGTTTGGGTGATCCTGAAAAATATAATGATCAGGTTGTTTCGTTACGCGTCGGTATGGAGATCGACCGAAGTGAGCTGCTAAAAAGATTGGTAGCAATACAATTTGAGCGCAACGACATTGATTTCCAACGGGGACGTTTCCGTGTCAGAGGAGATGTCGTAGAAATTTTTCCGGCGTCTAAAGATGATCATGCGTTGAGAGTCGAGTTCTTTGGTGATGAAATCGAACGAATTAGAGAAGTCGACGCATTGACTGGCGAGATTTTGGGAGAGACAGAGCATGTTGCGATTTTCCCGGCGACTCACTTTGTGACAAATGATGAGCATATGGAGCAATCTATTGATAAGATACAGGCGGAGCTGGATGCTCGTTTGAAAGTCTTACGTTCTGAGAACAAGCTTTTAGAAGCACAAAGACTGGAACAGCGAACGAATTATGATATTGAGATGATGCGTGAAATGGGCTACACATCCGGTATCGAGAATTATTCCAGACATATGGATGGTCGTATGGAGGGAGAACCGCCATATACGCTATTGGATTTCTTCCCGGATGATTTTCTACTCGTGATCGATGAGTCCCACGTAACGATGCCTCAAGTGAGAGGGATGTATAATGGAGACCGAGCGAGAAAACAAATGCTGGTTGATTATGGGTTCCGTTTACCGAGTGCATTGGACAATCGACCTTTACGATTGGAAGAATTTGAGAAGCATGTTCATCAGATCGTCTATGTTTCTGCAACACCCGGACCTTATGAACACGAGCAGACGGATACCGTGATCCAACAAATTATTCGTCCAACAGGGCTCCTTGATCCTCTAATTGAGGTACGTCCAATTATGGGGCAAATTGATGATTTGGTTGGCGAAATCAACGAACGTGTGGAGAAGAATCAACGGGTATTCGTCACGACATTGACGAAGAAAATGTCCGAGGATTTGACCGATTACTTCAAGGAGCTTGGAATCAAGGTAAAGTACCTGCATAGTGATATCAAGACCTTAGAACGGACTGAGATCATACGTGATCTGCGTTTAGGTGAGTTTGATGTGTTGATCGGAATCAATTTGTTGAGAGAAGGACTGGATGTTCCAGAGGTTTCTCTGATTGCCATTTTGGATGCGGACAAAGAAGGCTTCTTGCGTAGTGAACGTTCTCTAGTACAGACAATTGGTCGTGCGGCGAGAAATGAAGAGGGCAAGGTCATTATGTATGCAGATAAGGTGACTGATTCGATGCAAAAAGCAATGGATGAGACGGCTAGACGTCGTGCCATTCAGGAGAAATACAATGAAGAACATGGCATTGTTCCTAAAACAATCATTAAAGAAATTCGTGATCTAATCATGATTTCTAAAGTGGCTGAGGATGATGCAGACTATACAGCAAGCAAGTCTTACGACAAGTTATCGAAAAAAGAAAAAGACGAGTTGTTGATGAGGTTGGAAAAAGAAATGAAGGATGCCGCCAAAGCGCTTGATTTTGAGGCAGCGGCTACATTGAGAGATACGATTCTGGAACTAAAAGCTTCAAACTAG